CGCCTGCGGAGGCCAAGATGGATAAGTATCGTTATGACGAGGATCTGCCCATTCAGTCCGACTACATTGCCTGGGCGGAGTTTCTTGAACTGGCTGCGGTGCATCCCACCCGGCTTGGCGAGCTGATGGAACTGGGATGGCTGAATCCTGCACGTACCGAGCAGGAAGAATATCTTTTTACGCGCAGAGATGTGTATCGTATCCGCAAGCTGGAACGCATCTGCGGCGATTTTAATCTTACCGCCCTTGGCGGCTCCATTATCGTGGATCTGCTGGACCGCATAGATCAACTGGAGCGCAAGGTGCAGGAACTCGAATTACTGGTGCGGGACTGATCAGTCCTGCCACACACTGCTTATACGGGAGAGATGACGCATGAATCTGAACCAATTCACCGAAAAATCACAACTTGCCATCAGCGAGGCGCAGAACGTTGCCATCCGTCTGGGACACCAGCAGGTGGACGTTGAGCATCTTGTGCAGGCGCTGGTGGAGCAGGAGAACGGGCTTGTCAGCCGTCTGCTGGAACAGATGGGGCATAAGCCCAAGGCGTATCTCGAGGCTCTGGGCAAGGAATTGCGCAGACGGCCTTCTGTCAGCGGTCCCGGCGTGGGGCCGGACTCCATCTATGTCACACAGCGTCTGAACCGCATGCTGGTGCGGGCGCAGGATTTTGCCAAGCGCCTGCAGGACGAATACGTGAGCGTGGAGCATCTGTTCTGCGCTGCGCTTGATGAGCCTGCAACCAGCGAAATAGGCCGGGTGAACAAGGAATTCGGCCTGACGCAGGACAAGGTGCTCGCAGCCCTGACGCATGTGCGCGGTGCGCAGCGTGTTACTTCGCCCAATCCTGAAGACACATATGAAGCGCTCAAGAAATACGGGCGTGACCTTGTGGAAGAAGCCCGCAAGGGCAAGCTGGACCCCGTGATCGGCCGTGATGCGGAAATCCGCCGCACCATCCGCATTCTTTCCCGCCGTACCAAGAACAACCCTGTTCTGATCGGTGAGGCAGGCGTGGGCAAAACCGCCATCGTGGAAGGACTGGCACACCGCATACTCAATGGTGACGTGCCGGAAAGTCTGAAGAACAAGAGCCTCTTTGCGCTGGATATGGGGGCGCTTATTGCGGGCGCCAAGTATCGCGGCGAGTTTGAAGAGCGTCTCAAGGCCGTGCTCAAGGAAGTGGAAAAGGCCGAAGGCCGGATTCTCATGTTTATCGACGAGCTGCATATCATCGTCGGTGCGGGCAAGACTGATGGAGCCATGGATGCAAGCAACCTGCTCAAGCCCATGCTGGCACGGGGCGAG
This region of Desulfovibrio subterraneus genomic DNA includes:
- a CDS encoding chaperone modulator CbpM, translated to MDKYRYDEDLPIQSDYIAWAEFLELAAVHPTRLGELMELGWLNPARTEQEEYLFTRRDVYRIRKLERICGDFNLTALGGSIIVDLLDRIDQLERKVQELELLVRD